In the Oryzias latipes chromosome 9, ASM223467v1 genome, one interval contains:
- the abhd17b gene encoding protein ABHD17B — MNHLSFSELCCLFCCPPCPSKIASKLAFLPPEPTYTLMCDDSGSRWTLHLSERADWQYSSREKDAIECFMTRTSRGNRIACMFVRCSPNARYTLLFSHGNAVDLGQMSSFYIGLGSRINCNIFSYDYSGYGASSGKPSEKNLYADVEAAWHALRSRYGIRPENVIVYGQSIGTVPSVDLASRYESAAVVLHSPLTSGMRVAFPDTKKTYCFDAFPNIDKISKVTSPVLVIHGTEDEVIDFSHGLALYERCQRPVEPLWVEGAGHNDVELYGQYLERLKQFVAHELVNL, encoded by the exons ATGAACCATTTGTCCTTTAGCGAGCTATGCTGCCTGTTCTGCTGTCCGCCGTGCCCCAGCAAAATCGCCTCCAAACTGGCCTTTTTGCCTCCAGAGCCAACCTACACCCTCATGTGTGATGACAGTGGCAGCAGATGGACCCTGCATCTCTCAGAGCGAGCTGACTGGCAATACTCGTCCCGGGAAAAGGACGCCATCGAGTGCTTTATGACACGCACCTCAAGAGGGAACCGCATTGCTTGCATGTTTGTCCGCTGCTCACCTAATGCCCGCTACACTTTACTGTTCTCTCATGGGAATGCGGTGGACTTGGGACAGATGAGCAGTTTCTACATTGGCCTGGGTTCACGCATCAACTGCAACATCTTTTCTTACGACTATTCTGGCTATGGAGCCAGTTCTGGAAAACCGTCAGAGAAGAACCTGTATGCAGATGTGGAAGCTGCATGGCATGCACTTAGGTCAAG ATATGGCATCCGCCCAGAGAACGTGATCGTGTATGGACAAAGCATTGGCACTGTCCCCTCTGTGGATCTAGCATCCCGGTACGAGAGCGCCGCAGTCGTCCTCCATTCCCCGCTCACCTCTGGCATGAGAGTGGCTTTCCCTGACACCAAGAAGACCTACTGCTTTGATGCTTTTCCAAA CATTGACAAGATTTCCAAGGTCACATCACCAGTCCTTGTGATCCATGGTACAGAGGATGAGGTCATTGACTTCTCCCACGGCCTAGCTCTTTACGAACGCTGCCAGCGCCCAGTGGAGCCGCTCTGGGTTGAAGGAGCCGGACACAATGATGTGGAGCTGTATGGACAGTACCTGGAGAGACTCAAACAGTTTGTGGCTCATGAGCTCGTCAACTTGTAG